A genomic window from Cloacibacillus evryensis DSM 19522 includes:
- a CDS encoding DUF3168 domain-containing protein — MSMLTKHTELYAALKNNAALAAVITGIYDMPPDNAASPYIQVGDTQEVSDDLLNNTGAEITTTLHIWSRYAGRKEILQIGALIKKALPAWALDDGMEIMRDSAEPDWWHGVIDIRYYEYR, encoded by the coding sequence ATGAGTATGCTCACGAAGCACACCGAGCTCTACGCGGCGTTAAAAAATAACGCTGCACTGGCTGCCGTGATAACAGGCATCTACGACATGCCACCGGACAACGCGGCATCGCCCTATATACAGGTTGGCGATACGCAAGAGGTAAGTGACGATCTGCTGAACAACACCGGAGCGGAGATCACAACTACGCTTCATATTTGGAGCCGCTACGCCGGGCGCAAAGAGATATTGCAGATCGGCGCGCTCATAAAAAAGGCGCTGCCGGCCTGGGCGCTCGATGATGGCATGGAAATTATGCGGGACAGCGCGGAACCCGACTGGTGGCACGGTGTAATAGACATAAGGTATTACGAATATCGATAG
- a CDS encoding HK97-gp10 family putative phage morphogenesis protein, which translates to MLSVKVIGEKELIDKLKKLSSGKIRDAVYDALREGTDMIAADAKRRCPVETGALRDSITPKTFKNDDKGGVNGYVYCDYPNTDRKASFKGQKQLYYAMAVEYGNRHAIAQPFLKPALRANKKRVLALVLAALEAAASR; encoded by the coding sequence ATGTTATCTGTAAAGGTAATAGGCGAAAAAGAGTTGATCGATAAGCTCAAAAAACTTTCCTCCGGTAAAATCCGCGATGCCGTTTACGACGCGCTGCGTGAGGGAACCGACATGATCGCGGCCGACGCGAAACGCCGTTGCCCTGTAGAGACAGGAGCACTCCGCGACTCGATCACGCCCAAAACCTTTAAAAATGACGATAAGGGTGGGGTGAACGGCTATGTTTATTGCGATTATCCCAACACTGACCGTAAAGCCAGTTTTAAGGGGCAGAAGCAGCTCTATTACGCAATGGCGGTGGAATATGGCAACAGACACGCCATTGCGCAGCCATTTCTCAAGCCGGCTCTTCGCGCCAATAAAAAACGCGTGCTTGCATTGGTGCTTGCAGCTTTGGAGGCGGCAGCATCACGATGA
- a CDS encoding head-tail adaptor protein: MNPGSLSEQITITRAVFEDDGMGGSTTRDTTIFSGWAAVTAKKSKDGLLGGRDIEVRTHLVIMRLPKTEPQKGDVIAWRGKSLTVKAVRPDYRAAQVELDCIQEA; encoded by the coding sequence GTGAATCCCGGAAGCCTAAGCGAGCAGATAACGATCACGCGGGCGGTTTTTGAAGACGACGGCATGGGCGGCAGCACAACGCGGGACACGACAATTTTCTCCGGCTGGGCTGCCGTCACTGCCAAAAAATCGAAAGACGGACTTCTCGGCGGCCGCGATATCGAAGTAAGAACGCACCTCGTGATAATGCGGCTGCCGAAAACCGAGCCGCAAAAAGGCGACGTGATAGCATGGCGCGGCAAATCGCTTACCGTGAAGGCGGTGCGCCCGGATTATCGGGCTGCACAGGTGGAACTCGACTGCATCCAGGAGGCTTGA
- a CDS encoding head-tail connector protein, whose protein sequence is MPALTLAEVKAFLRVDNDAEDALLTAQISAAQSFIGGKISKTRHVTKDESGEPTYEDIASDELYKHAVKLLVAHWYENRVVETVGNKTINKISYTVDAILTHIETCGDYL, encoded by the coding sequence ATGCCAGCGCTGACGCTGGCAGAAGTTAAGGCGTTCCTCCGCGTTGACAACGACGCGGAGGACGCGCTTTTAACGGCCCAGATATCCGCGGCGCAGTCCTTTATTGGCGGCAAGATATCTAAGACCCGGCATGTCACGAAAGACGAGAGCGGAGAACCGACGTATGAAGATATCGCCAGTGATGAACTCTATAAGCACGCCGTAAAGCTGCTCGTTGCGCACTGGTATGAAAATCGGGTTGTTGAAACTGTGGGCAACAAGACCATCAATAAGATCAGCTACACAGTAGACGCGATTCTAACACACATCGAAACGTGCGGTGATTACCTGTGA
- a CDS encoding X2-like carbohydrate binding domain-containing protein yields the protein MPKKIFLTVSPATATFSKSAPADVALTVSASASVSALKIGGTAVNSDNYTVLDGTLTITDDYLATLANGEKTFTVETADGLTATVKVTVGS from the coding sequence ATACCTAAAAAAATCTTCCTAACCGTCAGCCCGGCGACGGCCACGTTCAGCAAATCAGCCCCCGCTGACGTGGCGCTGACGGTGAGCGCATCGGCTTCTGTATCTGCGCTCAAGATTGGGGGAACGGCAGTAAATTCGGACAATTACACCGTATTGGACGGCACGCTGACGATAACTGACGATTATCTTGCAACGCTGGCCAACGGAGAAAAAACCTTTACGGTCGAGACGGCCGACGGATTGACGGCGACCGTAAAGGTGACGGTAGGCAGCTAA